The genomic window GCGCGGCGAGGGCGTACAAATGGTCGCGTTCGGCCGCGTCGAGTGCCAGCACCCGCGACACCGCGTCGAGCACCGCGCTCGACACGCCCTTGGTGCGGCCGCGCTCGAAGCGTTCGTAATACTCCGCGCTGATCCCGGCGAGCAGAGCGACCTCCTCGCGGCGCAGCCCTGGAACACGCCGGGTGCCGAGCTGGGGTGGCAGGCCGACATCGTCTGGACTGATCCGTGCCCGGCGGGTGCGCAGGAACTCGCGAAGGTCCCCGGGTCCGGGATTGTCCATGCGTTCGAGGCTACAACCCGCCCGGCGCGTGTGCGGGGGGTGCGTTGTTCCCCCCTCTCGCCGAGCCCGGGACACACGCGCTGTGCCGGCGTCGGCCGCTCGATGGTGTTGTGGAAATGGCGACCGCACCGGTCGCGGCAGAGTTAGGAGCAGCGCATGCGGTACCGGACATTGGGCGCCACAGGCGTCGAGGTCAGCGAATTCTCTCTCGGGACAATGAATTTCGGATTTCCGGGCGGCCCGACCATGGATGACGCCACCGCCATAGTGCACCGCGCGTTGGACGCCGGGATCAACCTCATCGACACCGCGGACGTGTATTCGCTGGGCGAGTCCGAGCGGATGGTCGGGCGCGCGGTGCGGGGCCGCCGGGACGAGGTCGTGCTCGCCACGAAGTTCGGCCTCCCGATGGGCGAGCGCCGACGCGGGGCCTCCGCCTGGTGGATCAAGCGGTCCGTCGAGGACAGCCTGCGGCGCATGGGCGTTGAGCACATCGACCTCTACCAGCTGCACCGACCCGACCCGGCGACCCGACTGGACGAGACACTGGCGGCGCTCGGCGATCTCATCACCGCCGGGAAGGTGCGGATGATCGGGGCGTCGACCTTCCCGGCCGAACTCATCGTCGAGGCGCAGTGGGCCGCGCAACGCGCAGGGTTGCGGCCGTTGCGCACCGAGCAACCTCGCTACTCGATCTTCAACCGCACCCCTGAGGCGCACGTGTTCCCCACCGTCCAGCGGCACGGCATGGGCGTGCTCACCTATGGCCCGCTGGCCAGCGGGTGGCTGTCGGGACGCGCGACCCCGACCGAGGGCACGCGCGCCGGGCTGGAAGCGCGTGTCTTCGACCTGAATTCGCCCGGCAACCGGGCAAAGCTCCAGGCGCTCACCGACCTGCGTTCACTCGCCGACGAGATCGGCATGCCCCTGCCGCATCTGGCATTGGCGTTCGTCCGCGCCCACCCGGCGGTGAGCACGGTGCTGATCGGTCCGCGCACGCTCGACCAGCTCGACGGGCTGCTCGTCGGCGCCGACGTGCGACTGACCGACGACGTCCTGGACCGGATCGACGAGATCGTCCCGGCCGGTGGCGAGTTGAACGCCGCCGACAACTACGCCGCCGACAGCCCCGCCGTCACCGACAAGCGGCTGCGCCGCCGCGCTCAGCCCTCCGCCGCCCCGGCATAGCGCGATCCGACCTCGCGACCGCGTCGTCACCACCACCAGTCGAGCGGTCGCGGACGCGTCCGGGCTTTCGCCACCGAGGACCGGACACTCCGGCATCGGCTGACCACCGAGTTCGCCGACGCAGCGGCCTGCTCACCCGGGCGCTGGACTCCTGGGCGGGTCATCCCGTACGGGTCGTGGTCTGCCGCGACCCGATGCCGACCGTTCGTGCCGGCCTGGCCGACATCGGCATCGGGTGCATGAGCGACGACCTGTCCGGCCTGCGGGCCGACGCCATCGCCGAAGAGCCGACCGTGGCCCTGGTCCGACGCGAACACCCGCTGACCCGCGCACGGACCGTCACGCTGTCCGAGGTCGGTGCGCTCACCGAGTTCCAGGCGCGATGCCCGGACCTGCCGCTCGACGAACTCGCCGACCGCGTCGCGTTCAGCGCACGACCACCCGGGTGGGGCCGGCGGTGCGAGCACTGTCCGTGACCGACGCGCCGATCACCACGCTGCGCGCGGTCCGCCGTCGCGAGCAGCCGCATCCGTTCGCCCGGCAGTTCACTCGGCACATCTCGGCACATCGTCGAGCCGCACCCGGTGCGAATCCCGACGTGAACTTCGCGCTCAGGAACGGATGGTGAGCGACTCGATCCGCCGATCGACGTCGAAGGCGAAGCGGAAGGTCAACGTGACCGGGCTGCCCGGGAACTCGCCGCTGATGTCGGCGCGGGCGGTGGTGATCCCGTCCTCGCCGGTGACGACGTCGAGCACCTCGTAGCGAACCGGCGGCACGCCGCGCCGCCAGCCGCGTATCGCGTCGATGCCCCGGTGCTCCACGCCCTCGTCCTCGACGAGCGCGCCGGCGGCGAACTGCGCGAAGTACCGCTCGAGGTCGGGGTCCGTGGCACGGTGGAAGTAGTCGTCGATCAGTTCGGTGGGTGTGTCCATGCACGCCACACTGGAGTCTCCCGCCGCGGGAAGGTCAAGACTCGTCCTATGGATCACCGCACCGCCGAAGAACCGTCTGAGCAGCCAGAACGCCCGACGCCGACGTTGGTGACGATCGGTGAGTTCGCCGCCATGACCCACCTGTCGGTCAAGACCCTGCGCCGCTACCACGAGGGCGGGCTGCTCGAGCCGTTCCGCGTCGACGAGTGGACCGGATACCGCTACTACCATCCGAGCCAGATACCGATAGCCCAGACGATCCGGCGACTACGCGAGCTGGACATGCCGGTCCGCGAGATCACCGGCCTGCTCGCCGACCGCGATGAGGAACACCGCACCGCGCTGCTGTCGACGCATCTGTCGCGACTCGAGGAACGGCTGGAGCAGACGCGCGAGTCGGTCGCCGCGCTGCGCGGCCTGCTCACCGAGCGCGCGGACATGGTCTCCGTCGAGCGGCGCACGGTCGCCGCCCGCACCGCCGCCGCCGTCACGGCCCGCCTCTCCCTGGCCGAGGTCCTCGACTGGTACGGGCCCGCGATGGCCGAACTCGACCGCGCGCTCGCCGCCTCGGGCCTGCGCGCCGACGCGGCGCCCGGCGCGCTCTACGACAACGCCCTGTTCGCCGACGAGACCGGCGAACTGACCGTGTACCTACCCGTCAGCGACCCGCCCGCGCACGGCCGGGTCACGCCCCTGCACCTCCCCGAGACCACGCTCGCGGTCACCGCGCACAGTGGGTCCCACGCCGGAATCGACATCACCTACGGCCGCCTCGGCCGCTGGGTCGTCGAGCACGGCCTGGCAATCGCAGGCCCGGTCCACGAGACCTACCTCGTCGGCCCCCGCGACACCGCCGACAGCACCCGGTGGCGCACCGAGATCGGCTGGCCCGTCCGCCCGCTGCCCGCGTCCGCGTAGACGACACGGCGAGGCCGGCCGAGCCCGGGCACCCGTGTCCGCTGCCGGAGCATGCCGTTCCGTCCGGGTCGGTCCCGTTCCGGGTGCCGGTCGGTGTCGGTGACGCCGAGCGAACACCGGGCGAATATGCCCGCCGCCGGTCGCGCGAGGGTTGCGGGCGCGGGTTGTGACCGTGGCTTGTCCGACGAAACACTCAAAGCGATCCAGGACATGATCGACCGCGCCCGCACTCTCGAAGGTCTTCTCGCCCTTACCGACCCGTGATCCCCGGTCAATGTCGATCATGCCCGAGCGCGCTATTTGGGGCGGTTTGCGGCTACACTCCGGGGTCGCTGTGTCTGCCCGCCGTCTGGGTGAGGTTGGTCATACTGTCCGGGCGTCGAGGGTAGGTGTCCGCCCGGAGGCCGCGCCGGGCTGGGGATCCGGGCGCTTGATAGGGAAAGCCTATCGGCGGCATGGGGTGGATTGATTTCTCTTTTCAACGCCCGTGCGGCACTCTGGCGACATCGGCCGCCGTCCGTCACACCGGTACCGGCGGTATCCCGTGTCCCGCGCGGCCTCGTGCGCCGCAGGGCCGACGTCCAACTCGCAACCAAAGGAGTCTGCGTGCTTACGATCGGTGACCAGTTCCCCGAGTACGAGCTGACCGCCTGCGTCTCGCTGGACCCGGACAACGCGTTCGAGACCCTCAACCACAAGTCCCACCAGGGCAAGTGGCGGGTCGTGTTCTTCTGGCCCAAGGACTTCACGTTCGTCTGTCCGACGGAGATCGCGGAGTTCGGCCGGCTCAACGAGGAGTTCGCCGACCGCGACGCCCAGGTGCTCGGCGCGTCGGTGGACAACGAGTTCGTCCACTTCGCGTGGCGCAAGGACCACCCGGACCTGCGCGAGCTGCCGTTCCCGATGCTGTCGGACCTCAACCGCGAGCTGGCGTCCGCGCTCGGCATCCTCACCCCGGACGGCGTCGCGCAGCGCGCCACGTTCATCGTGGACCCCGACAACGAGATCCAGTTCGTCATGGTGACGGCCGGGTCCGTCGGCCGGAACGTCACCGAGGTCCTGCGGGTCCTCGACGCGCTCCAGTCCGACGAGCTGTGCCCCTGCAACTGGAACAAGGGCGAGGACACCCTCGACGCCGCCAAGCTCATGGCCGGCG from Actinomadura rubteroloni includes these protein-coding regions:
- a CDS encoding MerR family transcriptional regulator, translating into MTIGEFAAMTHLSVKTLRRYHEGGLLEPFRVDEWTGYRYYHPSQIPIAQTIRRLRELDMPVREITGLLADRDEEHRTALLSTHLSRLEERLEQTRESVAALRGLLTERADMVSVERRTVAARTAAAVTARLSLAEVLDWYGPAMAELDRALAASGLRADAAPGALYDNALFADETGELTVYLPVSDPPAHGRVTPLHLPETTLAVTAHSGSHAGIDITYGRLGRWVVEHGLAIAGPVHETYLVGPRDTADSTRWRTEIGWPVRPLPASA
- a CDS encoding LysR substrate-binding domain-containing protein, whose amino-acid sequence is MVCRDPMPTVRAGLADIGIGCMSDDLSGLRADAIAEEPTVALVRREHPLTRARTVTLSEVGALTEFQARCPDLPLDELADRVAFSARPPGWGRRCEHCP
- a CDS encoding aldo/keto reductase, coding for MRYRTLGATGVEVSEFSLGTMNFGFPGGPTMDDATAIVHRALDAGINLIDTADVYSLGESERMVGRAVRGRRDEVVLATKFGLPMGERRRGASAWWIKRSVEDSLRRMGVEHIDLYQLHRPDPATRLDETLAALGDLITAGKVRMIGASTFPAELIVEAQWAAQRAGLRPLRTEQPRYSIFNRTPEAHVFPTVQRHGMGVLTYGPLASGWLSGRATPTEGTRAGLEARVFDLNSPGNRAKLQALTDLRSLADEIGMPLPHLALAFVRAHPAVSTVLIGPRTLDQLDGLLVGADVRLTDDVLDRIDEIVPAGGELNAADNYAADSPAVTDKRLRRRAQPSAAPA
- a CDS encoding nuclear transport factor 2 family protein, coding for MDTPTELIDDYFHRATDPDLERYFAQFAAGALVEDEGVEHRGIDAIRGWRRGVPPVRYEVLDVVTGEDGITTARADISGEFPGSPVTLTFRFAFDVDRRIESLTIRS
- a CDS encoding peroxiredoxin, whose product is MLTIGDQFPEYELTACVSLDPDNAFETLNHKSHQGKWRVVFFWPKDFTFVCPTEIAEFGRLNEEFADRDAQVLGASVDNEFVHFAWRKDHPDLRELPFPMLSDLNRELASALGILTPDGVAQRATFIVDPDNEIQFVMVTAGSVGRNVTEVLRVLDALQSDELCPCNWNKGEDTLDAAKLMAGV